ATATAAACCTATTTTTTCAGAATATCCTGCCTCCAATTCAAAAAAGCATCTTCGTTATTTTCAACCATCATGGTTTAAACAATTTTCCTAGTTAGAATGTGCACCTTCTAAAGATGCAGTATTTTGTTtgccttgttttctttttaatagcaATCCAAGTAGCCTTTTTAGATCAACTGCATTTACTCATAGTGGCTTTAGTAATTGGAAAAAGGTACACGATGGATGCAATTGTGCTTTTTTGACACATATGGGTAAAGATCTAAATTCACATCATAACAATGCACAACGAGCTTATgtagatttaatgaataaagCTCAACATATTGAAGTATCACTTGATAGACAAACAACACAGCAAATTGCAGCTAATCGTCTACGTCTAAAAACTAGTATAGATGTTGTTCTATGGTTGTCATTTCAAGGGTGTGCGTTTAGAGGTCATGATGAAAGCTCGGGATCAAAAAATCGTGAGAACTTTCTTGAATTGTTATCACTGTTAGCATCGTATGATGAGAAAGTTGAAGATATTTTGGAAAGTGCTCTACAAAATGCTAGTTATACTTCTTCAACAATACAAAAAGAGATGTTGCAAATTTATGCTAGTAGAGTTCGTAATGTGATTCGTGAAGAAATTGGTGACAGAAAGTTTAGAATTATTGTGGATGAAGCGAGAGACGagttaaaaaaatagcaaatggcaattatttttagatttgtttatAAATAAGGACAGGTAAAAGAACAGTTTTTTTGATATAGTCCATGTTAAAGATACTGCATCATTGACTTTGAAGAATGTGATTTTTAATGTTCTCTTGCAAC
The sequence above is a segment of the Gossypium raimondii isolate GPD5lz chromosome 4, ASM2569854v1, whole genome shotgun sequence genome. Coding sequences within it:
- the LOC105767228 gene encoding uncharacterized protein LOC105767228, whose protein sequence is MGKDLNSHHNNAQRAYVDLMNKAQHIEVSLDRQTTQQIAANRLRLKTSIDVVLWLSFQGCAFRGHDESSGSKNRENFLELLSLLASYDEKVEDILESALQNASYTSSTIQKEMLQIYASRVRNVIREEIGDRKFRIILALVAAAREVVEVNQFFKDLPDIVNIASASSKRHDELQKSPNS